TAACGATAACTCAGGAAGGTGACATTTAGGTGTTCATTGGAACGCGAGAGAAAGAAGCTCAGTATCAGCATGAGAGACAACAGCTACGGCTGCCCCAGATGGGCACAGAACACAATGCCTGACCATGGGCTGTTCATCCAACACACCATCCTCACTGCTGCACCATGAGCATCACGCCGTGCCAACTGAGCAGGGGACAAAGCTGCTGGGCCGTGTGTCACATCGCTCAGCTGTGCCAGTCCCAAACCTCACAGAGAAGAGCAGGGCCAGGAGCGAGGTGAACCTCTGCCATCATCACTATGGGATGCGGCTCccacctcctgctctgtgctgccaggaCACCGAGCTGCCGACACCTGCGAAGCACAGCGCTGTGCAGGGCCAGCGGGGATGGCTGGGGGGAGGGAGCAGCAAAATTCCTCCTGGATTTTGGAAAATTCCAGAAAGAGACGGTGCCCAGAGTGCAGCCTGAAAGTAATGGGGGCAGGGGGTGACACGGGGACGGGAGAACTGGGGTGGAAAGGGCCACACAGGGGTGGGAACAGAGATAAAGGGCTGCTTGCAGCGACAAGGAGGGGAGGATGCAGAAGGTATGGGGAGAATATTGACACGGGGGGATACAGACACGGGTGGGAACATGAACAcgggtggggctggggggctgaCAGAGGGCAAACCAGCGGCGGTATAAGGGCGAGTAGAGAAGGTGCGGGGCCGCATACAGACGCGGGGATGGAGGCGTAGTGCTGCTATACGCAGAAGGGCCGCACGCGGACGCGCCGTGCAGAtgcagggcagccctgcagccccggGGCCGCCCGCCGTCCCCGCCCGGCGCGGCTCGGACCGACCCTGGGCACGGCCGGGGGCGCAGCTCGGAGCCGCTGGGAGCGGAGCCGCCGCCCGTTCCCCGTGCCGGGCTGTGCGGACACGGAGCTCCTCGTCCCGCCTCGCCCCGCTCGGCTCCCGGCGCAGATGGCGGCTGTCAGCCCGCACGGaccgctccccgccgccccccgctcGCAACAAAGGCCCCACCGCGCCGGGGCGGGGGGTACCGCGATACCCCCCCACCGCCCCTCACCGCACCCGTCCCCTCCCGGCCGTGACTCCGCCGCTCGGTGCTCACCTGGCCCCGGGTCTCGCCGCGGGTGTGACCGCTCAGCAGCGCGGGGGGCGGATCGCGCCGCTCTGAGGAGCGCGCCGCCACCGGGACGGACCGGGAGCGCGGGGAGCGCGAGGAGCCCGGCCCGCCCCGCACGGCCCCGCCTGGCCCCGCCCCGCACGGCTCGCGTTACGACACCCCGCCGCGCTGCTTTACGGCGGCGCCCGGTAACCGGGCGATGAGGCGGCAGGTGAGCGGCGTCGCGCGgaggggcgcggggcggcgggagCGGGAGGCGTGTGGAGCCGGGAGGGAACGGCCCGGCCTGTGCAGTGCCGGGCACACAGCGGCATAACGCCGGGCACACAGCGGCATAACGCCGGGCATGTCGCCGCTGGGAAGCAAGGCAGCGGGAAGGAGCTGTGGGGTTTGTGTGTAACGTGTGAGTGCGGCATGTGCCACACAGGGCCGGGCCGGCTGCTGCCCCGCGGTCTGCCGTCTCGGGCAGCGTATTTCTAATTGAAATCCGGGAAGCTGACGGTAACCGGCAGAATGCTTACCTGCGGTGAGCCCTGCTTTGGGGCAGACCTTCCTGCCTCACCGAATTAGCGGAATCCCAAGCAGGAAGCCAACGAGCTGCCCCACGGCACGGGGCTGCTTCGTGTGTCACCCTGTGGGGCCTCAGTTCCCTTCAGTCACcgctgctgtgctcagcctgcacAGGACAcgcacccagcacagcaccgtTATGGTGCCAATGAGGATCCTTCAAATACAGCTCTGTGAGACTcagcctgctgcctgctgcctgctgggaagGGACGTGGGATGTTTGTGGCTCTGTACCTTGTCAAAGCTGTcaaaccttttctgttttccagcttgtGAAGTGTCCCAGAGCACGGTGGCCCCACTGGGTGCAGGATGGACCCTGTGGTTCTCAGTTACATGGACAGCTTGCTGAGGCAGTCAGACGTTGCCCTGCTGGATCCTCCCAACTGGCTCAACGATCACATCATTGGCTTTGCCTTTGAGTACTTTGCCAACGACCAGTTCCAAGAATTTGGCGATCAGATTTCCTTTATCAGCCCCGAAGTGGCTCAGTTCATCAAATGTGCCCTTAGTCAGGAAGAAATAGCCATATTCCTTCAGCCTCTGGACTTGCTCCACAAGAAGCTGGTGTTCCTGCCCATCAATGATAACTCCAGCCAGGCAGCAGGGGGCACCCACTGGAGCTTACTGGTTTACTTCAGGGACAAAAAGTGCTTTGCCCATTATGATTCCCACAGCAAGTGCAACTCTGCCCATGCCAAGCAAGTGGCAGGGAAACTGGAGGCCTTTCTGGGGAAAAGAGGAGGCAAAGCAACCTTTGTGGAGGAGAAAGCACCGGCCCAGCAGAACAGCTACGACTGCGGGATGTACGTGATCTGCAATGCTGAGGTGCTGTGCCAGGGGTACTTCAGGGGACAGCAGGAGCCTCTGCTACAGCTCCTCACCCCTTCCTACATCACACAGAAGAGAAGCGAGTGGAAAGCTCTCATTACCAAGCTTGCACAGAAGTGTTCTGGGTGCTCCCAAGTCACTGCTCTCAGTGCCTGAGGGAGGCGCCCACACTCAGGATTTTCCCCTTGAGAAGAATGTAACCCCTTCAGCATGGTCACAACCCACAGTGCCCTCTTCACAAAGCCTTACTCTCCTCTGGAAGTCACCAGCCTTTCAGCTTCCCACCAATGAAGTCACTTGGCTTGCAAAGAAATCTCCCTGTCCGTGCTCATTTGTACACTTATTGCTGTGGCAAAATGGGGTGCTAAAGAGGCTTCACCTTTGCCCAGCAAGCAATGCACCCTCATTAGGTGGCTTTAATTATCTGGGGGCATTGCTGCTCCTGCCTGGTTTAGCAGTGCCCATTAAAGCTGAGCACAGAATGCTTTATTGTGGACAGCCCTCATCTGCACCTCCAGCTCCGGGTGTTTGCAGCGGCAATGCTGGAGTTCCCCCAAACACTTGACACTGAGATATCTCCAGTGGTCAGACTCaaagggaaatgctgcagtgaaCTGCAGAACGGGGCAAAAATCAGTGTGCTACAGATAGCTACAGGCAGCTACTCCAGGCCTGTATGAAGGTagctttacttttttcttcttttttttttttcctccttctccaccCCTGCTTGTTCTGATTACACATTGAAGCTTCTAGAAGATGAGTaggtgaaaaggaaaacaactgaGAATAACAGCTCCTAGGAAAGGAAGTTTAGTTGAAATGGAAAGCGATGCTCTGTCTTTGAAgttgtttttcccctcatgATTTTAGGTCACCTCCATTTTGGGGGAGGGTACTGCACCATTCCTCAACCCTCGTTAtcatttgctgtgctttctgtagcACAAAAACAGTTATATTAccccaatttaaaaaaaaaaaaaaggacaaaagggGCAGAATTTGAGGGACAAAAGCCAAAGATATGTTGTATCTTATATGTTATGTCTCCTTGAAGCTCGAGATGGTGGTCCCCAATATCCCGTCACGATCGGCACGCTCAGAACATACAGGTGCCAACTGGATCGAGGAAATCCAGGCTAAAAACAACCCTCAGAAAGGCAGAGGGGTTCCTTTAACCTGCATCTCCCCACACATCCCAtttgcagcaccagcacagcacagccatggccAGCTGTAGTGTGGGGCACAAGTGTCTTCAGCTCCCCTTGTTTTTAAGTAAGTAGATGCAGCCTGACAGACTGCTCCAAATACACACAGAACGGAGCTCCCAGCCGTTACCAAAGGCGAGCAGCCGGCAGCGTGCAGCTTTCCTCCCTGGGAAATCACTTCCACTGCTCAGATGGATTCAAACACCCCAAGCGGCATCAAGTCTCTTGCTGAGGGAATTTCCTTTGGAGCGAGGGTCCTGCGTGGCCATTCTCCAGGTGACACCTCTGCACCCCACAGTGCAGTCACTTCTCAGAGATTCTGCAGATGAGCTGCATGTTTAATGCCAACAAATACTTCTGTCTGGTGCGACAGCACTAACTCCCCATCTGCACCCAAACAGGAGGAGTGGATGAAGGAATAGAACTCCTGGGTCTCTTCTTTCTTGGGAGAACCACAAATAAAACTTAAAGTAAAACTTGCGCTTGACTGAGTCGTGGTATTTACACCAGCACCTATCAGCACAGCGGTGCCCAGCTGTCCCACCCTATGTTCCTGCACATTGTACTGGGGGCTCTGACCTGCTGCTGGAGTCCTCCACTTCCCAGTCACCGCTCCTGCAGCTGGTAAAGCAAAGTGGCACTGCAGCAAGCACAGGAACTGCGTGGTGTGATCAAGGTATTGCTTTAGGGGGGGATTTAGAGCAGAGTGGGCAGAGGGGAGGCTGTGACCAGGCACTGCTGGGGGACATGAGGATCAGAGGTGGTGGGAGAGGGGCTTGTGGAGCACCTGTCTGAAGGCTGTGACACACGGCTGCCTCCCGAGCCACCTCTGTCCTGGAAggagggcagggctgccagagATGGCCAGGCTGCCAAGGAGGATTGGTGCACCCTGAGCTTTTACGTGGTGTTTCtttacacaaagaaaagcaaataggTCCAACCCGGGCGTCATCGAGAGCAAacaggcacagagcaggcaggCAAACACCTGGAGGAGAAAACAGTCTGTTTCCAGCAGAAAGGAGCCCAGGCCTTGAGGAGCAGCACCCCACCATGGGTGGGATCCATCCTGGGACCCCATACAGATGGTGCTGCAATGCAAGCACCAAGCTGGGCACACAAGGTGAGATAATATCAAACCTCTAACACTCATTTTTGGGCAACGAGCAACATTGTGAGGCCAAGCACCAACATCTTTTAATGAGAGAAATCCTAAACCTTCCCTGCAAACCTGTATGGAAGGCTGAGGAAAGCAGGAGTGGTTAATTCCCAGTGCTGGGACACAGAAGAAGCTCCTGCAGAGGGTTCTGCTTGGAGTGCCCACGTGCACACCTCACCTCCACGTGAGGACGCGTGTCCTGCTGCGTGTCCTGCTGCAGGGTGTttgcagagcaggcagtgccCTGCGGCTCCAGCTGGGCCCCTCACCTTCAGGGCTGGAGAACAACACAACTCAAAAtgtggctttgctttttgcttggTGGCAGTGAGCCATGGTTACGTACTTCCTATTTTGCTCTTCTTCTACCCAAGACAAAACCATTTGCCTGGAGTTCGGGCCCCAAACACGCTCCTCACTGAGCTAAAACCAGCCAGAACTGCGCAAACACAAGGAAGTAATCCCAAAGAGAGCTCGCACTGCACAGAACCACTTCGAGTCCCTGAAGGAATCACCATCGAACGGAGCTGACGAGGGTCGCCCCGCTTTGTCCTGTGCCCCAGGGTCAGCGCGATGCCGGCAGGGACgtgggcaggggctgctccaggaggaggaggaggcggctcAGCCCATCGCACCCGGCCGCGGTCCCCAGGCGGCTCCTGCCGCTGCCGCAGCACCGATCCCGCAGCCTTTGCTGCCACCTGGCGTAGAACCCGGCCCTGGCACATTCCGCCTCGGATTACCCCAAAATCTGTCCTGACCCCATCAATTAGAGACAAATGCTGGGAGATCCGTCCAGATCCCTGCGGACCCGTTATGGACCCGTTATGGCGCTCACCCGGCGCTGGAGGAAGGACACAGAGTGCCCCCACGAGCACACGGTGTCTCCTGGATGGGCACACAAGGTGACACCACCATCCAAAGGGACACCACCATCCCCGGCCACGGCACAGGGACAGCCACGACCACCCCAGCACTAAGCCAGGACAGGCCTCACGTAGCCATGTCCTCACCCTGTGCACCCAGAGGACACATCCAGGAGCACCGAGCATCCCTCTGCAACCCCGGCACCAACACCAGGATGCTCACGGCACTGCTAGAAAAATCACCATttattatcatttaaaataGTTCACAGCCTGGAGCCGGGCAGCCAGCTCTTCCCCAGGGCTCAGGGATTTGGCCCCAACAGCACTTTTAGTTcccaaaaaacaggaaaaatacaacagagaAATCGCACAGGTGTCCCTTGTCTCCCCAGCACACCCGACTGTGAGCTGAAGGGAAGGGTTCAACAAATGGCTCCGCACGGTGACAAAGGCTGATACACGTACGGACACATGGCCATGGCTGCTCTCAGCCAGGCCTGTTGGGACATCTTAACGAGGCAAGCAGGGCTAATGAAGCCTTGGTCCAGCACCATTCCCAGGCACGGTCCCCAGCAAGGACGCCCGTTGTGGAGGACCCTAAAGTGCTTTGTGTGCCCCTTTGCTCCGGGATGGAGGGGCTCAGGGGAGCATGGCACCCCCCATCCCTGCGGCGTCTGGGTGGAGGAGGGGGTCAGAGAGACAAAGAGAGCGGTGCAGCTGCACCTGCCCCAGCTTCACACAGGGCAGAAGCGGCCCATCCACGTGTCACAGGGCCCACAGTGAGCCTCGGGTCATCTCAACCCTCATCTGGAGTACAAACCAGCATCGTTTTAGCAGCAAGTCTTAAAGGGAGGCTTGTGTTCCCCCAAGACACCATCCCCCAGTGTGCCAGGGAGGAAAGGGGTTGGCGGGGAGTTGGCAGCCgtggccatgagccagcaggtGGCCCTGTGGGGAGCAGGAGTCTGGTCCCATGTTATGGCCAAGGGGATGCCAGGCCACGTGCAAGTCACAGGGTTCAGCTGGAAGATGGCTCCAGCCCCTCTGGCTCTGTACACAAAGTGCTACTGCCTGGTCCTCATCCTGTGCTGGAGTGACGGTCACCTGTGGAAGAGTGGAGTGAGCAGCTGGGGAAAGCTGCTCTGACTCAGAATATCCCCAGGCTCACACTGCCCACATGGTCCCTCACCTCCTGTGCCCGCGGGAGAGGTAGTCCCGGTtgagggagcagagctgctgctccaagCGGAAGATGCGGAACGCCAGGTAGGAGGAGGACACGACCAGCAGGCAGATCCTGGGTGGGAGGAACAGTTACAATGCTCACACgcaccccacatccccatcccacctccccccACGCACTTACAGCACGATGAAGATCTTGAGGAGCTGGTAGTCGGAGGGTCTCAGCTCCGCCACGCAGCCCTGCTcggcctccagctcctcctctgtGTTTATTGCACTTTCTGCAAGGTGAGAGGAGTCAGCATGGGCAGTTTCTGCCCAGTgagcccagctcctcctgcctggCATCTCCATCTCACGCCCAGCATCCCCTCCTCTTCTAGCCCAGCACGCCCAGCTCCTCCTTCCCAGCATCCccacaccagcacagccctcacctGAGGCCAGGGGCTCCTCAGAGGTGAAGCTCTCCTTGGCACTGAGGCTGCTGACAGAGGTCCGGTGGATGCACTGGTAGTCAGCATCGGGCAGGGACAGGGACAGCGAGGCAGGGGACACCTTCCTCCACTTGCCCTCAGGAACAATCACCTCCTGTGGAGATCCCTGAATGAGCGATGCCACCAAACACCCCCAGGCAACCCCTGAGCCGCAAAGAAGCGCTCTCCTTGCATGTGTTTTAGCAGGAGAGTCACACAGAGCTCACACGGCGTATCCTGTGGGTCACTGCCCCACGTCAGCACACAGGGGTCCAACGCTGACAGCCCAGACCCCCTAACCCTACAACAGGGGTTgtctctaaggtcccttccaacccgcacgagactatgatactatgaacAGGGCAGCCCCACAGTGGCTCAGTGATACTTTGAGCACCCCCAGAGCCACAAACCAGgaccagcaccagctgcagcagctccttgaaCATCAGCCACAACAGAACAAGGGGGCCTTTGTCCCATTCTTTTGGCTGATCCAGTCGCAACGCCCAGCGTATTATCAGTGATGGCAACTGCAAACTGCATCAGATCAGGaggctgcagtgggagcagagaGGCGCAGAAGCTGTGTGTCCATCAGCGAGCCCCAGGgagcacccagcagtgccacaTTGGCTGCACACCTCCCACATTTTGgcctttgcttttaaagcattGAGAAAGAGCCCTCAGCATACAGCGCACCCTGACCCTTACCAGGGACACGGCATCGGGCTCCTCCGTCAGCTCCTTCAGGCTCAGGCTCTTCTTACTCGAAACCTGGAGGGAGAAGAAGACAGGGTTAGACCACCTTCCCTCACTCCAACGGGAGTTACAGAATTACATTCTGAGGTTTTCAACCAGAGTGCTGTTATGCAAAGGAGGTGCTTTAATGCTCACAGCCTGGCATAGGGTGCtcagagaggcagagctgccccattCCTGCAGACACTCAGGTCATGCCAAGGGGACccctgagcacctgatggagcaATGGGttgtccttgttcattgcacTGGCAGATTTAAGGGTTCCTTCCgactcaaacaattctgtgctCTGACAGAGATGCTTTCCATTTCCCCAAAAACCCTACAGAACATAGAGATGAACCgtggagaaggaaaacaggaataCTGGAGCAGGTGGCAGTGGCTCCAGCACCGCTTTCCATGTGCTTCAAAGGCAGAAGGATTGCTCCTGGCACCTCTCCACTCCAGCCAAAGGAGCCATGGTTTCCTCTCCATATCAGgctttttaattcacattttttaCTTTGTGGCATTTTTCCCCCCGTGTGGATAAGGAGATCTGGGGAAAAGTAAGCAGCACACAGTGGTGGAACAGGAATAGCCACCAGATTATAAGTACTGCCTCTCCACACCCTGTGAGGGCGAGCACAGGAACTCCGAGGGCTCTGCCTCACTCATCTGTGACCCAGAACAGGTCACAGGGACAGGACACTGTGTGACACCCCAGGGACAGGTCACGTCCTGCTGGAACGCTGAGGGCAGGACTGGCCCTGTGATGTTCAATGGTGTGCCcaaagcaagaaataaagcagtgggATGCTGGGATGGAAAACAGCAGAGTGGGATGGGAGCCACGCGCAGCGTTACCTGCAGGTGTGTGCAGACCCTCCGCAGCACGTCATATACACTGTCACGGGAGATCAGCGACACGAAGATGTACTGCAAGAGAAAGGGGGCAATGGGAGGGGCTTCCCTCAGCCCTGAGCTCAATCCCTCCTACAGACCAGAAAACAGACTGATGTGCCCAGGAGTTCTGAAGCGCCAGTTCCCCatctgcagggcaggcagagaCATCTTGCCCTCAAATCTGCCTCATTGTGAGCCACGtccccctgccctccctgcaccacctccctgctcagctctccagctCTATTTCTGCAGCCAGCTCAAGCTTGGGGCAGACTTTTTCAGGGCCAGTTTTGCTCCCCATGGCTCTGACTGGCACCCGGACTGACCAGAGGGATCCCAGAAACAGCAGCTCACgtcagctcagcagtgcagaagggctgcaaagcagcagctgggctgagcagccctGAGCCCATGCGGTGCCACGGTGCCACCACGGAGCGCTGCCAGGAGTGGGCGCAGGGCACCCAGCAGGGCTATGTCAGCACATTTCAGCAGGCAACAAGCAGCGCATGTTAAGAGCTCAGCCACAGCTCACACTCAGCCAATTAACTGTTCTGTGTCAGCCTAATTGTGGCCCAAACCCTCTTCCCTCCTCAGCTGTAAGAAGTTTAAAGGTTTATCGGAGCCTGGCAGGGATTGGCTGAGCTCAGCTGAGTTTCGCTCAGTGTTTGCTTCGGacagaaacaaagtgaaatacagaaacaaaagcagaactccGTGTTTGCCCTGGACAGCCGCCAGCATAGAGCTGAGCTCGGTTCCTCAGCAGCCCAGCAGGACGGAAAGCCCCAACACCGCAGTACCTTCCTGCTGGCAGTGGTGGTGATGGCCAACCCGTTGGGCAGCAGCCGCGCCGTCTTGTGCTTCTTGATGAGCTGCACGGACACCACCGGGATCACAACCTGCAGGCAAAGCACACGGGGAGCACGATCACTTTGGGAAGGCGGGGACACGGTGAGTTACGTGGGGAGCTGGCGCTTCCCAGagactgctttgttttcattaaaggtCATGGCAACCCCCCAGCGTTAATCTCAGCTTGGAGTCGGTTTCTGCCTGACCAAAACAGCGAGGACGCGGGGAAACCACCGTCCAACACAAACACAGCGCGTCCCAAAAGATCACTGCGAGAGCTCCTGCAAACAGGGCCGCAGTTAAAAGCAGGCAGGATGcaatctgcagagctgcaacGCGCTCAGCGCGGCGAGCGACGCACTGTGCCTCTGCAGATAGATTTGTTTCAAGCTGCCGACATAAATAATGTAGTTCTGCAGCCCAGCTTGAAAGGAAGTCGCTTCCCTCAAAGATCCCTGTCAGCCACAACATCAGTGAGGAACATCAGCGTAAATCAGGCAGAAATGCCAAAAGAGATTCACAGCCCCTCCAGAATCCTCTAGAACCTTTCAGCTCTTCACACCAGGCTCTGTCTGGGGGGATTCTGCACCAACGCAGTACTTGGCTCTCCCAGGCAGAGCCTGCAGGTCACCAGAGAAAGAGGCACAGCCAAACTCAGTGCAAAGCACTGAAGGGAACATCAGTGGCTCATGGGGAGGGGAGAGGTGAAGTTCTTTGGGATGGGGCAGTGGACACGGGGGGAGGGCTGCACTGGGCACCACGTTACCTTAATGTCCTTCCCAAAGAGGTTGGCGTAGAAGCAGAGCCAGTTGGGGGATATGTAAAGACGCCCCTGGATGAGGATGTCCCTCTGCAGCGCGCAGGAGCAGACTGTAGAGCAGAGCGGTGTCAGAGCAcggcagccccacagctcctgccccacaccgCGCTGCGCCGCCCACCTTTCAGCACGCTCTCCTCCGTCGGGATGTCCTTGAACAGCTTGTGGTACTGGGAGTTGTACTTGCTGGCAGTCTGcaacagaggaaagcaaaacagtgaggaggaggaggagatagGAGCACTGGGGAGAGGACACCAGACCCAGCTCTACACGGCTCAGGACAGTCCCACAGACATTCCCTGCAATAGCTACAAGCTGCCTAAAGAGCTGccaaaggaaggagggaggctCGCTCTCCATGATGCTGCTGATGGATGTTCCTCCCTTCTGCCCCACAGAGCAGTGCCACACTTGCTTTGTGCCTGTCGCGCCGTGCCATGGCAGTCTGTGTTGCGGTCCCTCCTCGCTGCACAGGAGCAGTGGGCAGCCTGGCAGCAGTGCACACCTCCAGGTGCTCCAATAACACTCAGTTTCAGCTCAAAGTGTGGCAGAAGCTCAGTGACTTGCACTAAATCCACTCAGGCTGCGCAGGCGGGTTTTTGCCCCCTGCCCCTCCGCCAGCGCTCGTGGCACAGTTGCAATCCAGGCAAAGACCCGAGGGAGACAGCGGGCAGGGAGAAAcgcagcacagccctgcaccaaGGTCACCCCTGCACCACGCACCTTGCCACTGGATCAGTGCAGCTCTAAGAGGATCAGGATCAGCATCACCTGGGGGCGGCCCAGACCTCCCCCTCCCCTGTCACCCCGGTGCTCTGGGGGCACCgagctgccctcagccccaACACAACAGGAGAATTGCCCGGCTCCCTGGCAGCCTGCCTGGCACTCAGCCCTCCCAGATGCCTCTGAATAATCGGCCAAATATTTGGCTAAATATATCTGCTCCGGGACaaggagctgctccctgccaaGACAAAGTGGGGCAGCCCTGAGAACccgctgccccacagctgcaggcacacagtgcACCTGgatgctgcctcctgctgcGCCCAAGTGCTGTCCTCGCTGCAGGAGCAGGACACGCTCCAGATGCCCACCCGCTCAGCGTGGCTTTGGATTACGGGGCTGATCTCCTGCGTCACGACACCAGCTGGAGGGTTTCGGCGGCGCTGTGCTGCGCACCCGCgctctgagcacacacagccGGGCTGCTCCgggtcctgggcagccctgAGCCCCGGGGCGCTGCTGTGCGGGGACACGCTGTGCCAGCCGGGTGCTCCCCGCATCATTCTCAAAGCACCAAACCCAACGGGGGGAGCCGTCCTCGGCTTCTTTTCATTCCCCGATCGCTTTGGGCTGGAGATGAGGAGAAAAGCTCCAA
The window above is part of the Coturnix japonica isolate 7356 chromosome 10, Coturnix japonica 2.1, whole genome shotgun sequence genome. Proteins encoded here:
- the SENP8 gene encoding sentrin-specific protease 8; this encodes MDPVVLSYMDSLLRQSDVALLDPPNWLNDHIIGFAFEYFANDQFQEFGDQISFISPEVAQFIKCALSQEEIAIFLQPLDLLHKKLVFLPINDNSSQAAGGTHWSLLVYFRDKKCFAHYDSHSKCNSAHAKQVAGKLEAFLGKRGGKATFVEEKAPAQQNSYDCGMYVICNAEVLCQGYFRGQQEPLLQLLTPSYITQKRSEWKALITKLAQKCSGCSQVTALSA
- the GRAMD2A gene encoding GRAM domain-containing protein 2A isoform X1; protein product: MHERDAPHRSPRPMSGRDRLQAAHRERSAEHTDGSIEALKDEDGKKCHREATASKYNSQYHKLFKDIPTEESVLKVCSCALQRDILIQGRLYISPNWLCFYANLFGKDIKVVIPVVSVQLIKKHKTARLLPNGLAITTTASRKYIFVSLISRDSVYDVLRRVCTHLQVSSKKSLSLKELTEEPDAVSLEVIVPEGKWRKVSPASLSLSLPDADYQCIHRTSVSSLSAKESFTSEEPLASESAINTEEELEAEQGCVAELRPSDYQLLKIFIVLICLLVVSSSYLAFRIFRLEQQLCSLNRDYLSRGHRR
- the GRAMD2A gene encoding GRAM domain-containing protein 2A isoform X2; this encodes MHERDAPHRSPRPMSGRDRLQAAHRERSAEHTDGSIEALKDEDGKKCHREATASKYNSQYHKLFKDIPTEESVLKVCSCALQRDILIQGRLYISPNWLCFYANLFGKDIKVVIPVVSVQLIKKHKTARLLPNGLAITTTASRKYIFVSLISRDSVYDVLRRVCTHLQVSSKKSLSLKELTEEPDAVSLEVIVPEGKWRKVSPASLSLSLPDADYQCIHRTSVSSLSAKESFTSEEPLASESAINTEEELEAEQGCVAELRPSDYQLLKIFIVLICLLVVSSSYLAFRIFRLEQQLCSLNRDYLSRGHRR